One window of Botrimarina mediterranea genomic DNA carries:
- a CDS encoding DUF1559 domain-containing protein, protein MNRSLKSLQAIKRGFTLVELLVVIAIIGILVALLLPAVQAAREAARRAQCMNNIKQIGLALQNSHDTLQQFPRGLYGAETAADPNIDPEDGLAWPSKLLPYVEEQPSYDRLVNNGLPTHDGDPWKPGIFVQAALAGIETLPGTETVVSGFLCPSVSLPETMPETSYFSPGTPGKDPRFGGGTIHYKGSRGYCDNGIFLRYEEMRSSTICTTADYNGDGVLNDNVEKKSVSRIRMTDVTDGTSKTISIGESAYFVDVASFPTWAGAFFEDGSVLFKTRDVINCRLGSSLQFPLSAEVLAILPGGSGSDDCSYSWHPGGAFFGFVDGSVHFLTEDLDQRVYQLLGDRRDGEVFGDF, encoded by the coding sequence ATGAATCGATCCCTTAAGTCGCTTCAAGCAATCAAGCGCGGCTTCACACTCGTCGAGTTGCTCGTTGTCATTGCGATCATCGGGATCCTCGTCGCGTTGCTCCTCCCCGCGGTGCAAGCGGCGCGCGAGGCGGCACGGCGGGCGCAGTGCATGAACAACATCAAGCAGATCGGCCTGGCGCTACAGAACTCGCACGACACTCTCCAGCAATTCCCGCGCGGCCTGTACGGCGCCGAAACCGCGGCCGACCCGAACATCGATCCCGAGGACGGCCTCGCCTGGCCGTCGAAGCTCCTGCCGTACGTTGAAGAGCAACCGAGCTACGACCGCCTCGTCAACAACGGCCTCCCAACGCACGACGGCGACCCCTGGAAGCCCGGCATCTTCGTGCAGGCGGCGCTCGCGGGGATCGAAACGTTGCCAGGAACTGAGACCGTTGTCTCGGGCTTCCTATGCCCCTCGGTCTCGCTGCCGGAAACGATGCCCGAGACTTCCTACTTTAGCCCCGGAACGCCGGGCAAGGACCCACGCTTCGGCGGCGGCACGATCCACTACAAGGGCTCACGGGGCTACTGCGACAACGGCATCTTCCTCCGCTACGAGGAGATGCGTAGTTCAACGATCTGCACGACAGCCGATTACAACGGCGACGGCGTATTGAACGACAACGTCGAGAAGAAGTCCGTCAGTCGCATCCGGATGACCGACGTCACCGACGGCACAAGCAAGACGATCTCGATCGGCGAATCGGCCTACTTCGTTGATGTCGCGAGCTTCCCGACGTGGGCCGGCGCGTTCTTCGAGGACGGCTCGGTGCTCTTCAAGACGCGGGACGTGATCAATTGCCGGCTCGGCTCATCGCTGCAGTTCCCCTTGTCGGCGGAAGTGCTCGCTATCCTCCCCGGCGGCTCGGGATCGGACGACTGCTCGTATAGTTGGCACCCCGGCGGCGCGTTCTTTGGGTTCGTCGATGGCTCGGTCCATTTCCTGACCGAGGACCTCGACCAACGCGTTTATCAGTTACTCGGCGATCGCCGCGACGGAGAAGTGTTCGGTGACTTCTAA
- a CDS encoding PEP-CTERM sorting domain-containing protein (PEP-CTERM proteins occur, often in large numbers, in the proteomes of bacteria that also encode an exosortase, a predicted intramembrane cysteine proteinase. The presence of a PEP-CTERM domain at a protein's C-terminus predicts cleavage within the sorting domain, followed by covalent anchoring to some some component of the (usually Gram-negative) cell surface. Many PEP-CTERM proteins exhibit an unusual sequence composition that includes large numbers of potential glycosylation sites. Expression of one such protein has been shown restore the ability of a bacterium to form floc, a type of biofilm.), whose amino-acid sequence MRWYVTLLALTAFQAIGQPIAAQAATFRFESSADPANGQAVAAKSVEGRTMSIAASPAGAVLDFRLGGLGVNSRGIDGATDPEIDKFNLLGGGLADESESIQFSFDAPGVITTLDFDGVKDESFEFFQLTTPRSGVWSIFDSQIGLRLIDITLIDEPNLTLLTEAGSPDDDLFGIAIPFAAGEVFTLTYREYAPDPSNYQPGFVPEAPNGARFQGLEVTFVPEPSAGLLLASVGGFVAALSRRRLRRNA is encoded by the coding sequence GTGCGCTGGTATGTTACTCTCCTGGCTCTTACTGCCTTTCAAGCGATAGGCCAACCGATCGCGGCTCAGGCAGCGACGTTCCGCTTCGAGTCCTCGGCGGATCCAGCGAATGGCCAAGCCGTCGCCGCCAAGTCCGTCGAGGGCCGGACGATGTCGATAGCGGCGTCGCCCGCCGGGGCGGTGCTCGACTTTCGTCTTGGCGGACTCGGCGTCAACTCGCGCGGGATCGACGGCGCCACCGACCCCGAGATCGACAAATTCAATCTCTTGGGCGGCGGACTCGCCGATGAGTCGGAGTCGATCCAGTTCTCCTTCGACGCCCCGGGCGTGATCACGACGCTCGACTTCGATGGCGTCAAAGACGAGAGCTTTGAGTTCTTTCAGCTCACAACGCCCCGCAGCGGAGTGTGGTCGATCTTCGATTCTCAGATCGGCCTGCGGTTGATCGACATCACGCTGATCGACGAGCCCAACCTCACGCTTCTCACCGAAGCGGGGTCGCCCGACGACGACCTGTTTGGTATCGCCATTCCCTTCGCCGCCGGTGAGGTCTTCACGCTCACCTACCGCGAATACGCCCCCGATCCGAGCAACTACCAACCTGGGTTTGTGCCGGAAGCGCCCAACGGCGCCCGCTTCCAAGGGCTCGAAGTGACTTTCGTCCCCGAGCCTAGCGCCGGCCTGCTGCTCGCTTCCGTGGGCGGATTCGTCGCCGCACTCAGTCGTCGGCGCCTTCGCCGAAACGCTTGA